Proteins found in one Triticum urartu cultivar G1812 chromosome 4, Tu2.1, whole genome shotgun sequence genomic segment:
- the LOC125552060 gene encoding phosphoinositide phospholipase C 2-like: MEREISPEAPPTRTRLLPRGPNEERKPGDPGGPGAEAEAAEMGTYKCCIFFTRRFAPPDATTPEDVRTLFSRFSGGTPYMGVDELRRYLAATGELDGDGGMDAADRIVDRFLQGRSRTPRFGRPALTVDDFHNFLFSEDLNPPIRQSKVHHDMNAPLSHYFIYTGHNSYLTGNQLSSDCSDAPIIKALQIGVRVIELDMWPNSSKDDIDILHGRTLTAPVSLLKCLTSIKEYAFVASPYPVIITLEDHLTSDLQAKVAKMVLEVFGDILYYPESKHLQEFPSPEALKGRVILSTKPPKEYLEAKGGTMKDRDIEPKFSKGENEESAWGIEVPDIQDELQDANKDDMSYPERGVDEDDEQIVRKNAPLEYKHLITIKAGKPKGSLVDALKSDPEKVRRLSLSEQELAKVAACHGPKIVSFTQRNLLRIYPKGTRFNSSNYNPFLGWVHGAQMVAFNMQGYGRALWLMNGFYKANGGCGYVKKPDFLMQTCPDGKVFDPTADLPVKKTLKVKVYMGDGWQQDFKQTHFDSYSPPDFYAKVGIAGVPSDSVMRKTRVVEDSWVPMWEDGFTFPLTVPEIALLRVEVHEYDVNEDDFGGQTVLPVSELWPGIRTVPLFDHKGMKFKSVKLLMSFEFV, from the exons ATGGAGAGGGAAATTTCTCCTGAGGCGCCTCCCACACGCACACGTCTCCTCCCCCGGGGACCAAACGAGGAGAGAAAACCGGGCGATCCAGGGGGACCGGGCGCCGAGgctgaggcggcggagatggGGACGTACAAGTGCTGCATCTTCTTCACGCGCAGGTTCGCGCCGCCCGACGCGACCACGCCGGAGGATGTGCGCACGCTCTTCTCCCGCTTCTCCGGCGGCACGCCGTACATGGGCGTCGACGAGCTCCGCCGATACCTAGCCGCCACCGGGGAGCTCGACGGCGACGGCGGAATGGACGCGGCGGATCGGATCGTGGACCGGTTCCTCCAGGGCCGCAGCCGCACCCCGCGATTCGGAAGGCCGGCCCTCACCGTCGACGACTTCCACAACTTTCTCTTCTCCGAGGACCTCAACCCGCCCATCCGTCAGTCAAAG GTCCATCATGACATGAATGCACCTTTGTCCCACTACTTCATATACACCGGACACAACTCATATCTTACTGGCAATCAACTTAGCAGTGATTGTAGTGATGCTCCCATAATCAAGGCACTGCAAATAGGTGTTCGTGTAATTGAATTAGACATGTGGCCAAATTCTTCTAAAGATGACATAGATATTCTCCATGGAAG GACACTTACTGCCCCAGTGTCACTTTTGAAATGTTTGACATCCATCAAAGAATATGCCTTTGTCGCATCTCCCTACCCTGTTATTATAACATTAGAAGATCACCTTACATCTGATCTTCAGGCAAAAGTAGCTAAG ATGGTCCTTGAAGTATTTGGAGATATCCTGTACTATCCTGAATCAAAACATCTTCAAGAATTTCCTTCACCGGAAGCACTAAAGGGGCGTGTAATCCTCTCAACAAAGCCCCCAAAGGAGTACCTTGAAGCAAAGGGTGGTACTATGAAAGATAGAGACATTGAGCCAAAGTTTAGCAAAGGAGAAAATGAAGAATCAGCATGGGGTATAGAAGTCCCCGATATTCAGGATGAGTTGCAAGATGCCAACAAG GACGATATGTCATACCCCGAAAGAGGTGTAGATGAAGATGATGAACAGATAGTGCGCAAGAATGCACCACTGGAGTATAAACACCTTATTACTATTAAAGCAGGAAAGCCGAAGGGTTCTCTTGTTGACGCCTTGAAGAGTGACCCGGAGAAAGTTAGGCGCCTCAGTTTGAGTGAGCAAGAACTTGCAAAAGTGGCAGCATGTCATGGTCCGAAGATAGTGAG CTTTACACAAAGAAATCTACTGAGAATATACCCAAAGGGGACCCGCTTCAATTCATCCAACTACAACCCATTTCTTGGCTGGGTGCATGGTGCTCAAATGGTGGCGTTCAATATGCAG GGGTACGGCAGAGCCCTTTGGTTAATGAATGGATTTTACAAAGCCAATGGAGGCTGTGGCTATGTGAAGAAACCAGATTTCTTAATGCAAACTTGTCCGGATGGAAAGGTTTTCGATCCGACAGCAGACTTACCTGTAAAGAAAACACTGAAG GTCAAAGTGTACATGGGCGATGGTTGGCAGCAGGATTTTAAGCAGACACATTTCGATTCATATTCCCCTCCAGATTTTTATGCAAAG GTGGGCATAGCCGGAGTTCCGTCGGACTCGGTGATGAGGAAGACTAGAGTCGTGGAGGATAGCTGGGTCCCGATGTGGGAAGATGGGTTCACCTTCCCGCTGACCGTGCCGGAGATCGCTCTGCTGCGTGTGGAGGTGCACGAGTACGATGTGAACGAGGACGACTTCGGCGGGCAGACCGTCCTTCCTGTGTCGGAGCTGTGGCCGGGGATCCGCACCGTGCCGCTCTTCGACCACAAGGGGATGAAGTTCAAGAGCGTGAAGCTTCTCATGAGCTTCGAGTTTGTCTAG